Proteins from one Triticum aestivum cultivar Chinese Spring chromosome 7A, IWGSC CS RefSeq v2.1, whole genome shotgun sequence genomic window:
- the LOC123149743 gene encoding uncharacterized protein isoform X3, translating into MDPRGGITQIELEYMVHDEDAEPIALPLPLLEKITNYFSHELIIGRGGFAVVYKVSRVLLLLQAVLDNGIVTVKRLFDTHMHEEQFQGEVECLMKVKHKNIVRFLGYCADTQGNISDYKGKMVMADVQQRLLCFEYLPKGSLDGYITDSPGELNWRKRYDIIKGICEGLNYPHQNNILHLDLTPGNILLDEDMMPKITDFGLSRCFEEDQTGVITKNVAGTRGYLAPECYNKEIVLAHKFDLYSLGVIMIEILTGKKGCQVTIENVLQIWNNTVLDALQWGQIRVCAKIGMECTEVDPAKRPASMKHIMDWLAEIECSTHVIPAGGTRELLLVHPSALCFPFEPNKAITCPLQLTNNTDKHVAFRLMDNSMESSFLRLPLYDVMPPNTPYTLIVTTQEKEDLPRKYIIDVILQSATLILGDDDHINTFRSQPDKFFQETGNDIQVVKRKALYTLTHIATSFSKVHVYIEMHLSCLDTNRAKQWIIIGDENGHVGFWDYPTQKKVDALKVSASRVTCIRFIERKQWIVAGTEDGYLHVYSYETRIQKITSLRVGAIENLESRAAHTHLAIHPTQPYLLSVYGFKVKLWDWDVGWECIQTFENEELMTILRVAFNPNDTFATASMDCTVEVWSLDSPEFIYTLVGHSSIVNCLDFFTCDDQEYLVTGSHDQTAKIWDLRKMMCIHTLEAFVSPVMSLLYQPDLQILITGSKDGAIYLWSTTNCGNYSCPPTLNRVIKIGCVGAVYHIACVMGGLVIGKENAVAIMDIDDVNYQEQPTDKSEQQLSACTTHHAGDMSKQEKAGSISKLLDVHPLELRFPYCPNEPIPCSLHLTNNTDENVAFRLVDKSGKSPWCFAKLPLCGIVPHGSTYTLTVTMKEEMKLKEETDFDLVIQSSLLGDKYIEVFNDQSESDTFFKEAKQFGNMVHEVTLKAVYVQYGEITSENISVKYNPDSLWSLDAHPTEPWILTGHNSGYARIWNNEMKFLINSFKVSDQDAVSCVKFIARRQLIVAMTDRAHLHVYDCSCVTKIEKISFERGDYGTSTLLAVHPILPYVLASGLMLLNWDLSWKTTRIFESEAVTAEAVAFNTRDTNSFASGSYDGEVQVWRFDSSDPEYSLLGHLKKVTCLDFVTCGDQQYLISGSYDATVKIWDLQKRECICTLEAMSPVHCVLAHPNLPVIITGTEHGIIHLWNSTDFRLKRTISLGGGGPVITLGCLMGSPRVVIGQENAFFAMDIHDDWGGQPQGRDNFIGLLGSSLEEGLHAKRHRQW; encoded by the exons ATGGATCCCCGAGGTGGCATAACACAAATCGAGCTGGAGTACATGGTACACGATGAAGATGCAGAGCCCATTGCCCTGCCACTGCCACTTTTGGAGAAAATCACAAATTATTTTTCTCACGAGTTGATAATTGGAAGAGGTGGCTTCGCGGTGGTTTATAAGGTATCtcgggtgctgctgctgctgcaggcaGTGCTTGATAATGGCATTGTCACTGTGAAGAGGCTGTTCGATACGCACATGCATGAGGAACAATTCCAGGGTGAGGTGGAATGTCTCATGAAGGTGAAGCACAAAAACATTGTACGATTTCTTGGATATTGCGCCGACACGCAAGGGAACATTTCAGACTACAAAGGGAAAATGGTTATGGCAGATGTGCAGCAGCGGTTGCTCTGCTTTGAATATCTACCTAAAGGAAGTCTTGATGGTTATATAACAG ATTCACCCGGAGAACTTAACTGGAGAAAGCGATACGATATAATAAAGGGTATCTGTGAAGGGTTAAATTATCCTCACCAGAACAATATTCTGCACTTGGATCTAACACCCGGAAATATATTATTGGATGAGGATATGATGCCGAAAATTACTGATTTCGGATTGTCAAGGTGTTTTGAGGAAGACCAAACAGGGGTCATTACTAAAAATGTGGCCGGAACAAG GGGATATTTGGCGCCGGAATGCTATAACAAGGAAATCGTACTCGCGCACAAGTTTGACTTATATAGTCTTGGTGTTATAATGATAGAGATACTGACCGGAAAGAAGGGGTGTCAAGTTACTATTGAGAAT GTACTTCAAATTTGGAATAATACGGTGTTGGATGCACTGCAGTGGGGTCAAATACGAGTATGTGCGAAGATTGGGATGGAGTGCACAGAAGTCGATCCGGCAAAGAGACCAGCTAGTATGAAGCACATAATGGATTGGCTTGCTGAAATAGAATGTAGTACGCATGTAATCCCAGCAGGTGGGACAAGAGAGCTTCTTCTCGTTCACCCGTCCGCGCTTTGCTTCCCCTTTGAGCCCAACAAGGCTATCACATGCCCGCTGCAGCTAACAAATAACACCGATAAGCATGTTGCATTTAGGCTTATGGATAATAGCATGGAGTCTTCCTTCCTAAGGCTGCCATTGTATGACGTTATGCCACCTAACACACCTTACACTCTCATTGTGACAACACAAGAGAAAGAAGATCTACCACGAAAGTATATCATAGATGTGATCCTCCAAAGTGCTACATTAATATTGGGGGATGATGATCATATAAACACTTTCCGAAGCCAGCCAGACAAGTTTTTTCAAGAGACGGGGAATGATATACAGGTGGTGAAACGGAAAGCACTTTATACCTTGACACACATCGCAACgtcattctctaag GTACACGTCTACATAGAAATGCATCTCAGTTGCTTGGACACAAACCGAGCCAAGCAGTG GATAATAATAGGAGATGAAAATGGACACGTTGGCTTTTGGGACTATCCGACACAG AAAAAAGTGGATGCGCTTAAAGTCTCAGCGAGTCGTG TTACGTGCATTAGATTCATTGAACGGAAGCAATGGATTGTTGCTGGGACAGAAGATGGGTATCTCCATGTGTACAGCTATGAAACAAGAATTCAGAAGATCACGAGTTTAAGAGTTGGTGCCATTGAGAATCTGGAGTCACGGGCTGCTCATACCCATCTGGCCATCCATCCAACCCAGCCATATTTGTTGTCGGTGTATGGTTTTAAAGTGAAACTTTGGGACTGGGACGTGGGCTGGGAGTGCATACAAACATTTGAGAATGAAGAGCTTATGACAATACTTCGAGTCGCATTTAACCCAAATGACACATTTGCGACTGCTTCGATGGATTGCACAGTGGAG GTTTGGAGTCTTGATTCTCCCGAATTTATATACACTCTAGTAGGGCATTCGAGCATAGTGAATTGCCTGGATTTCTTCACATGTGATGATCAGGAGTATTTGGTTACTGGCTCACATGATCAGACTGCAAAG ATATGGGATCTGCGGAAGATGATGTGTATACATACACTTGAGGCTTTCGTATCTCCAGTAATGTCTCTCTTGTACCAACCCGATCTTCAGATTCTAATTACAGGTTCAAAAGATGGCGCTATTTATTTGTGGAGCACCACAAACTGCGG GAATTATTCATGCCCCCCGACTCTTAATAGAGTCATCAAGATTGGTTGTGTTGGAGCTGTCTACCATATCGCATGTGTGATGGGAGG GCTTGTGATTGGAAAAGAAAATGCAGTGGCAATTATGGATATCGATGATGTGAATTATCAGGAGCAACCAACTGATAAAAGTGAGCAGCAATTAAGTGCATGCACGACACACCATGCCGGAGACATGTCTAAG CAGGAAAAGGCAGGGTCCATCAGCAAGCTACTTGATGTCCACCCGCTGGAACTCCGCTTCCCCTATTGTCCCAATGAGCCTATCCCTTGCTCACTGCACCTAACAAACAACACAGATGAAAATGTGGCATTTAGACTTGTAGACAAGAGTGGCAAGTCCCCATGGTGCTTCGCAAAGTTGCCGTTGTGCGGCATTGTACCTCACGGATCCACTTACACTTTGACTGTGACAATGAAGGAGGAGATGAAGCTAAAGGAAGAGACAGACTTTGATCTCGTTATTCAGAGCAGTTTATTGGGAGATAAGTACATCGAGGTATTCAATGACCAATCTGAGTCTGATACATTTTTCAAAGAAGCCAAACAGTTTGGGAATATGGTGCATGAAGTGACACTGAAAGCTGTTTATGTGCAGTACGGAGAGATCACATCTGAG AATATATCTGTGAAGTACAATCCTGACTCTTTGTGGTCCCTGGATGCACATCCAACAGAACCTTG GATTTTAACAGGTCATAATAGTGGATATGCTCGCATATGGAACAATGAGATGAAG TTCCTGATTAATTCGTTTAAAGTCTCAGATCAGGATGCAG TAAGCTGCGTCAAATTTATTGCAAGAAGGCAACTGATTGTAGCTATGACAGATCGTGCTCACCTCCATGTGTATGACTGTTCATGTGTAACAAAAATCGAAAAGATCAGTTTTGAACGTGGTGATTACGGGACCAGTACACTACTAGCTGTTCATCCGATCCTACCATATGTGTTGGCATCAGGTTTAATGCTTTTAAACTGGGACCTGAGCTGGAAGACCACACGAATATTTGAGTCTGAGGCTGTCACAGCAGAGGCAGTTGCGTTCAACACAAGGGACACCAACAGTTTTGCGAGTGGGTCTTATGATGGCGAAGTACAG GTTTGGAGGTTCGATTCCTCCGACCCGGAATATTCTTTGCTTGGACATTTGAAGAAGGTGACATGCCTTGATTTTGTTACATGTGGAGATCAACAGTATTTGATCAGTGGATCTTATGACGCCACTGTCAAG ATCTGGGACTTGCAGAAAAGGGAGTGCATTTGTACGCTGGAAGCTATGTCGCCAGTTCATTGTGTCCTTGCCCATCCAAACCTTCCAGTTATAATTACAGGAACAGAACATGGCATCATTCATCTGTGGAACTCCACTGATTTCAG GCTAAAGAGAACCATTAGCTTAGGTGGCGGTGGACCTGTTATCACTCTCGGATGTTTGATGGGTTCACCAAG GGTTGTGATTGGACAAGAGAACGCATTTTTTGCCATGGATATCCACGATGACTGGGGCGGCCAACCCCAGGGGAGAGATAATTTCATTG GTTTGCTTGGTTCCTCTCTGGAGGAAGGGTTGCATGCCAAGAGACATAGACAGTGGTGA